A stretch of Fusobacterium sp. SYSU M8D902 DNA encodes these proteins:
- a CDS encoding Fic family protein yields the protein MIQYESLEKLHFKGENVVEEYRKRIENYCTYNTELKIYPILRGERVVKEQYSLFCLPINEINFLQEKIFLNSKKIMALDSELPDAAKFACINDIMTNEITKTNGIEGIHSTKKEIYESMEQKKNTRYSGIVNKYTQIILNNIENIDSPEQIRKMYDDIFSEDILKNPENKLDGVLFRKGRINVSNGTSNIHSGDPSENTIVEHISDLIKFMNRKDIPSLIKASIVHYYFEYIHPFYDGNGRFGRFLFSMYLARKIDIYTGLSLSYSIFGDRKKYAELFLNTSKVKNYGEITFFVIGMLNFIVNGQESIIQMLKDKILKLNYAEKYIKSIESSFNLSEIECNILFIYIQNYIFAKENPLSDKELLKYVEGIKSIQTLRRHLDNLTDLGLIDLNSKKPLIRIISNTIKEVLD from the coding sequence ATGATTCAATATGAAAGTTTAGAAAAATTACATTTTAAAGGTGAAAATGTAGTTGAGGAATATAGAAAAAGAATTGAGAATTATTGTACTTATAATACTGAATTAAAAATTTATCCTATATTAAGAGGAGAAAGAGTGGTAAAGGAACAGTATTCTTTATTCTGTTTACCTATAAATGAAATTAATTTTCTTCAAGAAAAAATATTTTTAAATAGTAAAAAGATTATGGCACTAGATTCAGAGTTACCAGATGCTGCAAAGTTTGCTTGTATCAATGATATTATGACAAATGAAATTACTAAAACTAATGGAATCGAAGGGATACATTCGACCAAAAAAGAGATATATGAGAGTATGGAACAAAAGAAAAACACTCGTTATTCTGGTATTGTTAATAAATATACCCAAATTATATTAAATAATATTGAAAATATTGATTCTCCAGAACAAATAAGAAAAATGTATGATGATATATTTTCAGAAGATATTTTAAAAAATCCAGAAAATAAATTAGATGGAGTTTTATTTAGAAAAGGAAGAATAAATGTTTCAAATGGAACTAGTAACATACATAGTGGAGATCCTTCAGAAAACACCATAGTAGAGCATATTAGTGACTTAATTAAATTTATGAATAGAAAGGATATTCCTTCTTTGATAAAAGCTTCTATTGTTCATTATTATTTTGAGTATATACACCCATTCTATGATGGAAATGGAAGATTTGGAAGATTCCTTTTCTCTATGTATTTAGCAAGAAAAATAGATATTTATACAGGTTTATCTCTTTCTTATTCAATATTTGGAGATAGAAAAAAATATGCTGAACTTTTCTTAAATACTTCAAAAGTAAAAAATTATGGAGAGATAACATTCTTTGTAATAGGAATGTTAAATTTCATTGTTAATGGTCAAGAAAGTATTATACAAATGCTTAAGGATAAGATATTAAAACTTAACTATGCAGAGAAGTATATAAAAAGTATTGAGTCCTCTTTTAATCTCTCAGAGATTGAATGTAATATATTATTTATCTATATTCAAAACTATATTTTTGCTAAAGAAAATCCATTATCCGATAAGGAATTATTAAAATATGTAGAAGGAATAAAAAGTATTCAAACTTTAAGACGTCATTTAGATAATTTAACAGATTTAGGTTTAATTGATTTAAATTCAAAGAAACCTTTAATCAGAATTATTAGTAATACTATTAAGGAAGTGTTAGATTGA
- a CDS encoding type II toxin-antitoxin system HicA family toxin, with amino-acid sequence MGTNFKDLIQLLKENGWEYCRTKGSHYIYTKNGKALPIPRHNKDIGKGLYNKILKEARAK; translated from the coding sequence ATGGGAACAAACTTTAAAGACCTCATCCAGCTATTAAAAGAAAATGGTTGGGAATATTGTAGAACTAAAGGTAGCCATTATATTTATACTAAGAATGGGAAAGCCTTACCCATTCCTAGACATAACAAAGATATTGGTAAAGGGTTATACAATAAAATTCTTAAGGAAGCTAGGGCTAAATAG
- a CDS encoding type II toxin-antitoxin system HicB family antitoxin — MKDKYIYPAIFHVAEEGGYWIEFPDLPMANTQGEDLEDALFMAKDCLGVYLSCLEEENEKIPRPTIPYTNTNELSNGDFTQLVEVYMAPYRDEYKNEMERKNVTIPRWLNDIVKEKKINCSAVLTTALKEKLGITY, encoded by the coding sequence ATGAAAGATAAATATATTTATCCTGCAATATTTCATGTAGCAGAAGAAGGTGGGTATTGGATAGAATTTCCAGATTTACCAATGGCTAATACTCAAGGAGAAGATTTAGAAGATGCCTTATTTATGGCAAAAGATTGTTTAGGAGTTTATTTAAGTTGCTTGGAAGAAGAAAATGAAAAGATACCTAGACCTACTATTCCATATACTAATACTAATGAGTTAAGCAATGGCGATTTTACTCAACTAGTAGAAGTTTATATGGCTCCTTACAGAGATGAGTATAAGAATGAAATGGAAAGAAAAAATGTGACAATCCCAAGATGGCTTAATGATATTGTAAAAGAAAAGAAGATAAATTGTTCTGCAGTCCTAACTACTGCTTTAAAGGAAAAATTAGGAATTACATATTAA
- a CDS encoding tyrosine-type recombinase/integrase: MSYSTFKPRFIKLMKELGLEHTIHDTRHTFATLLSNANANPTSIVRLIGHSKFSTTENIYTHKDIKELEKAINLI, from the coding sequence TTGAGTTACTCTACTTTTAAACCTAGGTTTATTAAGTTAATGAAAGAACTGGGGTTAGAACATACTATTCATGATACACGGCATACCTTTGCAACTTTGTTAAGCAATGCTAATGCTAATCCAACTTCAATTGTTAGGTTAATAGGTCATAGTAAATTTTCTACTACTGAAAATATTTATACTCATAAAGATATTAAAGAGTTAGAAAAGGCAATAAATTTAATTTAA
- the dinB gene encoding DNA polymerase IV, translated as MDKIIMHYDMDCFYASIEIRDNPKYRGLPLVVGGGVVTTASYEARKYGIHSAMSVFEAKKLCPNLLVIPVDKDKYIKISQQIQRLVLKVTEKVEFIALDEGYVDITDIAKKYDSLDKFAKKFQERIKHHTNLTCSVGIGINKLSAKIGSGINKPGGRYIFNSQMEFATYIGPKDIKIVQGVGKKLRELLNRDEIYKVEDLLPYTFQELVNRYGKSRGELLYLSCRGIDYSEIEYKREIHSIGNENTYRYPLDSDGNIQKELNDIFEYSYQRLLKKELISKTIILKVKYSDGSLITRSKTLSRPTDDKIILFENLELLLEEIEDKPIKLLGISFGNLIKKSIRQLSFF; from the coding sequence ATGGATAAGATAATCATGCATTATGACATGGACTGTTTTTATGCTTCAATAGAGATCAGAGATAATCCAAAATATAGAGGGCTCCCATTAGTAGTAGGTGGTGGTGTAGTTACAACAGCTAGTTATGAAGCTAGAAAATATGGCATACACTCTGCTATGAGTGTTTTTGAAGCTAAAAAGCTTTGTCCTAATTTGCTAGTGATACCTGTTGATAAAGATAAATATATAAAGATTTCACAACAAATTCAAAGATTAGTTTTAAAAGTTACAGAAAAGGTGGAGTTTATAGCCTTAGATGAAGGTTATGTAGATATAACAGATATAGCAAAAAAGTATGATTCTTTGGATAAGTTTGCTAAAAAATTTCAAGAGAGAATAAAGCATCATACCAATCTAACTTGTTCTGTGGGAATAGGAATAAATAAATTGAGTGCTAAAATTGGAAGTGGAATAAATAAACCTGGGGGAAGATATATATTCAATTCACAGATGGAGTTTGCAACTTATATTGGACCAAAAGATATTAAGATAGTTCAAGGGGTAGGGAAAAAATTAAGAGAGTTATTAAATAGAGATGAAATATATAAAGTGGAGGATCTTCTGCCCTACACATTTCAAGAGTTGGTAAATAGGTATGGGAAATCTAGAGGAGAACTCTTATATCTCTCTTGCAGAGGTATAGATTATAGTGAAATTGAGTATAAAAGAGAGATACATTCCATTGGAAATGAAAATACTTACAGATACCCTCTTGATTCAGATGGGAATATTCAAAAGGAGTTAAATGATATATTTGAATACTCCTATCAGAGATTATTAAAAAAAGAGTTGATAAGTAAAACAATAATATTGAAAGTAAAATATAGTGATGGGAGTTTAATAACTCGCTCAAAGACTTTATCAAGACCAACTGATGATAAAATAATACTTTTTGAAAATTTAGAATTATTGTTGGAGGAGATAGAGGACAAGCCAATAAAACTATTAGGAATATCATTTGGTAATTTAATAAAAAAATCTATTAGGCAATTAAGCTTTTTTTAG
- a CDS encoding phosphatidylglycerol lysyltransferase domain-containing protein, translated as MEWKEYGIQDKEIIDEYLKGKFNISDYNFTNQYLWSIGEESKYKIENNVLIVKGVFAEEEYYYMPVPKDKTDDNLKALVEVIREIIQDGHRIILVPEEWKEILEKDFILEERRESFDYIYNSKDLGTLKGRKYTKKKNKINNFTKTYNYTYERISEDNINEVIEFQKNWCLERECDTIPILKNENLGIMNLLNHYTEMDYIGAMIKIENKVIAYSLGEILNDDYGVIHIEKGLNEYTGSYQLINHLFAQNEFSNCKYINREDDFGDEGLREAKESYHPAFLLKKYEIVGLK; from the coding sequence ATGGAGTGGAAAGAGTATGGTATTCAGGATAAAGAGATAATTGATGAGTATCTAAAAGGAAAATTCAATATAAGTGATTATAATTTTACAAATCAATACCTATGGAGCATAGGAGAAGAGAGTAAATATAAGATAGAGAATAATGTTTTGATAGTTAAAGGAGTTTTTGCAGAAGAGGAGTATTATTATATGCCTGTCCCTAAAGATAAGACAGATGATAATTTGAAGGCTTTAGTTGAGGTAATAAGGGAGATTATCCAAGATGGGCATAGAATAATCCTTGTTCCAGAAGAGTGGAAAGAGATCTTAGAGAAAGACTTTATTCTTGAAGAGAGAAGAGAGAGTTTTGATTATATCTATAACTCTAAAGACTTAGGAACCTTAAAAGGGAGAAAATACACTAAAAAGAAGAACAAAATAAACAATTTTACTAAAACATACAATTACACTTATGAGAGAATCTCTGAAGATAATATTAATGAAGTAATTGAGTTTCAAAAAAATTGGTGTTTAGAAAGGGAGTGTGATACTATTCCTATACTAAAAAATGAAAACCTTGGAATAATGAATCTTTTAAATCATTATACTGAGATGGATTACATAGGGGCTATGATAAAGATAGAGAATAAAGTTATAGCTTATTCATTGGGAGAGATTCTAAATGATGACTATGGAGTGATTCATATTGAGAAGGGGTTGAATGAGTATACAGGAAGCTATCAGTTAATAAATCATCTATTTGCACAGAATGAGTTTTCTAATTGTAAATATATTAATAGGGAAGATGACTTTGGTGACGAAGGATTAAGAGAAGCAAAAGAGTCTTATCATCCAGCTTTCTTGCTAAAGAAATATGAGATAGTTGGATTAAAATAA
- a CDS encoding DUF4163 domain-containing protein: MTTKILKSISIGLILMFQLACNGKNVDNNLKVNSLDYKSEENAVAKYELKIPQIEDEKSEDITYFNATMKEEMRYILENLSTSENDGKIQDAYVNFEEYKNNFGVLSVTVLSSVYTGGAHSTNGFESYNINLKDNSILTFDKLFTEEAKDYFNMKINDMIKNKDKVLNTNGDEVMFFDNCEANIANAVVYFEGDNVVFVFHEYDLSPYSSGMPVFKFDKKDVKKYLNI, encoded by the coding sequence ATGACAACAAAGATTTTAAAATCAATATCAATAGGATTAATATTAATGTTTCAATTGGCTTGTAATGGAAAAAATGTGGATAACAATTTAAAAGTTAACTCATTGGACTACAAAAGTGAGGAGAATGCAGTTGCTAAATATGAATTAAAGATACCACAAATTGAAGATGAAAAGAGTGAGGATATAACTTATTTCAATGCTACAATGAAGGAGGAAATGAGATACATACTAGAAAATCTTTCAACTAGTGAAAATGATGGAAAAATACAAGATGCCTATGTTAATTTTGAAGAGTATAAAAACAATTTTGGTGTTCTATCAGTAACAGTATTATCAAGTGTATATACAGGTGGAGCACACTCTACAAATGGATTTGAGAGCTACAATATCAATTTAAAAGACAATAGCATTTTAACTTTTGATAAACTATTTACAGAAGAGGCTAAAGATTATTTTAATATGAAAATAAATGATATGATAAAAAATAAGGATAAGGTTTTAAACACTAATGGTGATGAAGTGATGTTCTTCGATAACTGTGAAGCTAATATAGCTAATGCCGTAGTGTATTTTGAAGGAGATAATGTTGTATTTGTATTCCATGAGTATGATTTATCACCGTATTCAAGTGGTATGCCTGTATTTAAATTCGATAAAAAAGATGTAAAAAAATATCTAAATATCTAG
- a CDS encoding DUF896 domain-containing protein — protein sequence MEMKDIIAKVNYFSKIAKERELTEAEKEERQKYRQLYLEQFKAQVRGHLDNIKIVDGEVENKGKIKII from the coding sequence ATGGAAATGAAAGATATCATTGCAAAAGTCAATTATTTTTCTAAAATAGCTAAGGAAAGAGAGTTGACTGAAGCAGAAAAAGAAGAGAGACAAAAATATAGACAACTTTACTTAGAGCAGTTCAAAGCTCAAGTTAGAGGTCATCTAGACAATATAAAGATCGTAGATGGAGAAGTTGAAAACAAAGGAAAAATTAAGATAATATAG
- the asnS gene encoding asparagine--tRNA ligase, translating to MEKVTVKSLFRETEKYLDKEVVVTGWVKKIRDQKNFGFIEINDGSFFKGVQVVFDTRLANFEEISRLSIISTIEVKGKLVKSQGAGQAFEIVAEEINVFQKADLDYPLQNKRHTFEYLRTKAHLRPRTNTFAAVFRVRSVVAYAIHKFFQENGFVYVHTPIITGSDCEGAGEMFRVTTLDMNNLPKKEDGSIDNSKDFFGKETNLTVSGQLSGETFCSAFRNIYTFGPTFRAENSNTARHASEFWMIEPEIAFADLEANMELAESMVKYIIRFVMEQCPEEMEFFNNFIEKGLFDKLNNVLNNEFGRLTYTEAIDILLKSGKKFDYPVEWGIDLQSEHERFLAEEYFKKPVFLTDYPKDIKAFYMKLNPDGKTVRAMDLLAPGIGEIIGGSQREDSLEILENRIVELGMRPEDYEFYLDLRRFGSFPHSGYGLGFERIIMYITGMTNIRDVIPFPRTPNNAEF from the coding sequence ATGGAAAAAGTTACAGTAAAATCTCTATTTAGAGAAACAGAAAAATACCTGGACAAAGAAGTAGTAGTAACAGGTTGGGTAAAAAAGATAAGAGATCAGAAGAACTTTGGTTTTATTGAAATCAATGATGGTTCATTCTTTAAGGGAGTTCAAGTTGTATTTGATACAAGATTGGCAAACTTTGAAGAGATTTCACGTCTATCAATAATCTCTACAATAGAGGTAAAAGGAAAATTAGTAAAATCACAAGGTGCTGGACAAGCTTTTGAAATAGTAGCAGAAGAGATAAATGTATTTCAAAAAGCTGACTTAGATTATCCTTTACAAAATAAAAGACATACTTTCGAGTATTTAAGAACAAAAGCACACTTAAGACCAAGAACAAATACTTTTGCAGCAGTATTCAGAGTAAGATCTGTAGTTGCTTATGCAATACACAAGTTTTTCCAAGAGAACGGATTTGTATATGTACATACTCCAATCATAACAGGATCTGATTGTGAAGGTGCAGGAGAGATGTTCAGAGTAACAACTCTAGATATGAATAACCTACCTAAAAAAGAGGATGGAAGCATAGATAACAGTAAAGATTTCTTTGGTAAAGAGACTAACTTAACAGTAAGTGGACAATTAAGTGGAGAGACTTTCTGTTCAGCTTTTAGAAATATCTATACATTTGGACCTACATTTAGAGCAGAGAACTCTAATACAGCTAGACACGCTTCTGAGTTCTGGATGATAGAGCCTGAGATTGCTTTTGCTGACTTAGAAGCAAATATGGAATTAGCAGAATCAATGGTAAAATATATTATTAGATTCGTAATGGAACAATGTCCAGAAGAGATGGAATTTTTCAACAACTTCATAGAAAAAGGATTATTTGATAAGTTAAACAACGTATTAAACAATGAGTTTGGAAGACTTACATATACAGAAGCTATAGATATACTATTAAAATCAGGTAAGAAGTTTGATTACCCAGTTGAGTGGGGAATTGACTTACAAAGTGAGCATGAGAGATTCTTAGCTGAAGAGTATTTCAAAAAACCTGTGTTCTTAACTGATTATCCAAAAGATATTAAAGCTTTCTATATGAAGCTTAATCCAGATGGGAAAACAGTTAGAGCTATGGACCTTTTAGCTCCTGGAATTGGAGAGATAATTGGTGGTTCTCAAAGAGAGGATAGTTTAGAGATATTAGAAAATAGAATAGTAGAGTTAGGAATGAGACCAGAAGATTATGAGTTCTATTTAGACTTAAGAAGATTTGGAAGCTTCCCACACTCTGGATATGGACTAGGATTTGAAAGAATAATAATGTACATTACAGGAATGACAAATATCCGTGACGTAATTCCTTTCCCTAGAACACCAAATAACGCAGAATTTTAA
- a CDS encoding alpha/beta hydrolase-fold protein: MIKFFIILAGLGLLFYVVTYPYAFKLSRKIRRVLSFEEVTYIENQDFDYSRISPEDLKKRLVMERKILKNEHITEELEYVVIKNSDEKRDDLPCLILLHGLRDSSNDWLERGRIRENYLTLLDQGKIDKLNIVLINSGCNGMSWYTNFYRDRHNRYEESLVKGLLSELKQEFPKSQFGIAGFSMGGYGAFKLGLKNLDIFKVIGSFSGATSIVRMSVNRRVIRIFNFLYIPKQLFTNEDKLHFLRVFGSWGYKILKEDPYTLTKRLPESKYRDRYFYLSVGEKDVETHLMLQQWLDTVRRMKKHKYNFIGYLCKNETHTWEYVARDLKNFLVYFNEKIKL, encoded by the coding sequence ATGATAAAATTTTTTATAATCTTAGCAGGATTGGGGTTACTATTTTATGTAGTAACCTACCCCTATGCATTTAAACTTTCAAGGAAGATACGTAGAGTATTGTCCTTTGAAGAGGTAACCTATATAGAGAATCAAGATTTTGATTATAGCAGAATATCTCCAGAAGATCTGAAAAAAAGATTGGTGATGGAGAGGAAAATCTTAAAAAATGAACATATAACTGAGGAGTTAGAGTATGTAGTGATAAAAAATTCAGATGAGAAAAGAGATGATCTTCCATGCTTAATTTTACTTCACGGACTTAGAGATTCTTCAAATGATTGGTTAGAGAGAGGAAGAATAAGAGAGAATTATCTTACTCTTTTAGATCAGGGGAAGATAGATAAATTGAATATCGTACTTATAAACTCTGGTTGTAATGGAATGTCTTGGTATACAAACTTCTATAGAGATAGACACAATAGATATGAGGAGTCTCTAGTAAAAGGATTGTTAAGTGAATTAAAGCAAGAGTTTCCAAAATCTCAATTTGGAATAGCAGGATTTTCAATGGGAGGTTATGGAGCCTTTAAATTGGGACTTAAGAATCTGGATATATTTAAGGTGATTGGAAGTTTCTCAGGAGCTACAAGCATAGTGAGAATGAGTGTTAATAGAAGGGTTATTAGAATTTTTAATTTCTTATACATACCCAAACAACTTTTTACAAATGAAGATAAACTACATTTTCTAAGAGTTTTTGGTTCGTGGGGGTATAAGATTTTAAAAGAGGATCCTTATACATTGACTAAAAGATTACCTGAATCAAAATATAGAGATAGATATTTTTATCTAAGTGTAGGAGAAAAGGATGTAGAGACACATCTGATGTTACAGCAGTGGCTAGACACTGTTAGAAGAATGAAAAAACATAAGTATAACTTTATAGGTTATCTTTGTAAAAATGAGACTCACACTTGGGAGTATGTAGCAAGAGATTTAAAAAATTTTTTAGTATATTTTAATGAGAAGATAAAATTATAG
- the rnmV gene encoding ribonuclease M5: protein MKKIIKEIIVVEGRDDISAVKAAVDAEIIQVNGFAVRKKGTIERIQVAEKNRGIIILTDPDYAGDEIRKYIHKFFPEAKDAYIRRSEGTKDGDVGVENASPEAIIKALEKARCTVAEELQENFTVEYLMECGLIGGATSSERREKVGGKLGIGYSNGKQFLSKLNRYGISREEFEEALKEI from the coding sequence ATGAAAAAAATTATAAAAGAGATCATAGTAGTAGAGGGAAGAGATGATATCTCTGCTGTAAAAGCAGCTGTTGATGCTGAGATAATTCAAGTAAATGGTTTTGCTGTGAGAAAAAAAGGTACTATTGAAAGAATACAGGTAGCTGAAAAAAATAGAGGAATAATAATATTAACAGATCCAGATTATGCTGGAGATGAAATTAGAAAATATATACATAAATTTTTTCCAGAGGCAAAAGATGCTTATATAAGAAGAAGTGAAGGGACAAAAGATGGAGATGTAGGAGTTGAAAATGCATCACCAGAGGCTATTATTAAAGCTCTTGAGAAGGCAAGATGTACTGTGGCTGAGGAGTTACAGGAGAATTTTACTGTGGAGTATCTAATGGAGTGTGGACTAATTGGAGGGGCAACTTCTAGTGAGAGAAGAGAGAAAGTTGGTGGAAAATTAGGTATAGGGTACTCAAATGGAAAACAATTCCTTTCAAAATTAAATAGATATGGAATAAGTAGAGAGGAATTTGAAGAGGCTTTAAAAGAGATCTAA
- a CDS encoding nucleobase:cation symporter-2 family protein — MRNRSPYHLDGVPSLKEAIPLGLQHVLAMFVSNITPLIIVAGALKLPSETKTFLIQCTMFVAGVNTMIQAYTVGPIGAKLPIVVGTSFAFVPVALSIGLQYGYEAILGAALVGGIFEAFIGLIIKKIRRYFPPVVTGVIVLSIGLSLLPVGVSNFAGGVGAADFGSFSNLTLGMIVLITVIYFKQFTKGITSTGSMFIGTVVGFIVAIFMGKVDLSSIATAGYFNVPRPFTYGLTFHLDACLAMVMMYIVSAVETVGDMSGVTMGGANRELTDRELSGGILADGIGSCIAASFSILPTTSFSQNTGLVTMTGVMSRFVVGVGAAFLILGAFIPKVGAILSIVPPSVIGGSLVMVFAMISISGINLITKEPLKGRNALILSVSLGLGYGLGNVPAALNNFPESIRLIFGGSGIVVSGSIAVILNLILPLDEELDNKKVEENKIKA, encoded by the coding sequence GTGAGAAATAGATCACCTTATCACTTAGATGGAGTTCCATCATTAAAAGAAGCTATACCATTAGGATTACAACATGTATTAGCCATGTTTGTAAGTAATATCACGCCGTTAATAATAGTAGCTGGAGCTCTAAAATTACCGTCTGAAACAAAAACTTTTCTAATTCAATGTACAATGTTTGTAGCTGGAGTGAATACTATGATACAAGCATATACTGTTGGACCTATCGGAGCCAAATTACCTATCGTTGTTGGTACAAGTTTTGCTTTTGTACCTGTTGCACTTTCAATTGGATTACAATATGGATATGAAGCTATATTAGGAGCTGCCTTAGTAGGTGGAATTTTTGAAGCATTCATAGGATTGATTATAAAGAAAATAAGAAGATACTTCCCACCAGTTGTAACTGGAGTTATTGTTTTATCTATTGGATTATCACTATTACCAGTTGGTGTATCAAATTTTGCTGGAGGAGTAGGAGCAGCAGATTTTGGTTCATTTTCAAACTTAACTTTAGGAATGATTGTTTTAATTACAGTTATTTATTTTAAACAGTTCACAAAGGGGATTACAAGTACAGGATCTATGTTTATAGGTACAGTAGTTGGATTTATAGTGGCTATATTTATGGGAAAAGTAGATTTATCAAGCATAGCTACAGCTGGATATTTCAATGTTCCAAGACCATTTACATATGGATTAACTTTTCACCTAGATGCTTGTTTGGCAATGGTAATGATGTATATAGTATCAGCTGTTGAAACAGTAGGAGATATGTCTGGAGTTACTATGGGTGGTGCTAATAGAGAGTTGACAGATAGAGAGTTATCTGGAGGAATATTAGCTGATGGAATAGGAAGTTGTATAGCAGCTAGTTTCTCAATATTGCCAACTACATCATTCAGTCAAAATACTGGACTTGTGACAATGACAGGAGTTATGAGTAGATTTGTAGTAGGGGTAGGGGCAGCATTCTTAATCTTAGGAGCTTTTATTCCAAAAGTAGGAGCGATACTTTCAATAGTTCCACCAAGTGTAATTGGAGGAAGTTTGGTAATGGTATTTGCTATGATCTCAATATCTGGAATTAACCTTATAACTAAGGAGCCATTAAAAGGAAGAAACGCTTTAATACTTTCAGTTTCTTTAGGACTAGGTTATGGATTGGGAAATGTTCCAGCAGCATTAAATAATTTCCCAGAGAGTATAAGACTTATATTTGGGGGATCTGGAATAGTTGTTTCAGGATCTATAGCAGTAATATTAAATTTAATACTACCTTTAGATGAAGAGTTAGATAATAAAAAAGTAGAAGAGAACAAAATAAAAGCATAA
- a CDS encoding FAD binding domain-containing protein encodes MFSFKNYIAVTSLEEAYDELLKNKKNIILGGTSYLRMGNVAYNTAIDLSNLELDYIKEGETCIHIGAMASFRDLEINEITQQLFDGVLDRCVRGILGVQFRSNVRVGATVFSKYGFSDLIPTLLAMDSTVVLYKGGEISLEEYLKEESLRRDILVEIKIKKEGRGSFQSIRKSKTDYAITNTCVTKIDDKIRVAIGVRPGKAVLSYRAMEILNNNERTEEIIDRACEAMSEEISFGSNMRGTAEYRRAVSKNLVKRAIQEVL; translated from the coding sequence TTGTTTAGCTTTAAAAATTATATAGCTGTAACTTCTTTGGAAGAAGCTTATGATGAACTATTAAAAAATAAAAAAAATATTATATTGGGGGGAACCTCTTATTTAAGAATGGGGAATGTAGCCTATAATACAGCTATTGATCTATCTAATCTTGAATTGGACTATATAAAAGAGGGAGAAACTTGTATTCATATAGGAGCAATGGCAAGTTTTAGAGATTTAGAGATAAATGAAATTACTCAACAACTATTTGATGGAGTGTTGGATAGATGTGTGAGAGGAATATTGGGAGTACAGTTTAGAAGTAATGTCAGAGTAGGAGCTACTGTATTTTCTAAATATGGATTTTCAGATTTAATTCCAACTCTATTAGCAATGGATTCCACTGTTGTTTTATACAAAGGTGGAGAGATCTCTTTGGAGGAGTATTTGAAAGAGGAGAGCCTAAGAAGAGATATTTTGGTGGAGATCAAGATAAAAAAAGAGGGAAGAGGATCTTTCCAAAGTATTAGAAAGAGTAAGACAGATTATGCTATAACAAATACTTGTGTAACTAAGATTGATGATAAGATAAGAGTAGCTATTGGAGTAAGACCTGGAAAAGCTGTATTATCTTATAGAGCTATGGAGATTTTAAATAATAATGAGAGAACAGAAGAGATAATAGATAGAGCTTGTGAAGCTATGAGTGAAGAGATTAGTTTTGGAAGTAATATGAGAGGAACAGCTGAATATAGAAGAGCTGTTTCTAAAAATCTTGTAAAAAGAGCAATTCAGGAGGTATTATAA
- a CDS encoding (2Fe-2S)-binding protein, protein MILTLNVNGRKREISISPDEYLLDVLRKLGYLSVKRGCDTGSCGLCTVLVEEKPVLSCSTLAVRAQGKKITTIEGCQEEAKRFAEFMAAEGAEQCGYCAPGFTLTVLALMKENENPTDEEILHYLNGNLCRCSGYISQLRAIKNFMEAEKR, encoded by the coding sequence ATGATATTAACTCTTAATGTGAATGGAAGAAAGAGAGAGATCTCAATATCTCCTGACGAATATTTACTTGATGTATTGAGAAAGTTGGGTTATTTAAGTGTAAAGAGAGGTTGTGATACAGGCTCTTGTGGTCTATGTACAGTTCTTGTAGAGGAGAAACCTGTACTCTCTTGTAGTACTCTAGCAGTGAGAGCTCAAGGGAAAAAAATAACAACTATTGAGGGTTGTCAGGAGGAAGCAAAAAGATTTGCAGAATTTATGGCAGCAGAGGGAGCAGAACAGTGTGGATATTGTGCTCCAGGATTTACATTGACAGTATTGGCTCTTATGAAAGAGAATGAGAATCCGACAGATGAGGAGATTTTACACTATTTAAATGGAAACCTATGTAGATGTAGTGGATATATATCTCAACTTAGAGCTATTAAAAACTTTATGGAGGCAGAGAAAAGATAA